A segment of the uncultured Desulfobulbus sp. genome:
AGTCTTTCAGGATTTGATAAAAGATTGCCTCGGCAATGTCGGTGCGCATGTCCAGGCAGTGTTCCACCGTAAAGTCGGTGATATTTTCAGGGAGGATACCGCAGAGATCGTATTGCTCACAGGCCAGACGGATAAAAGCCTCAACAGTATCTGCGATAACCCCGTCGAAATCAAAGCCGATTTCGGCAGGTAGAATTTTTTCGGCAACCATTTTCTTTCCTAAGACAGCAGGCCCAAGCGATGAGCGCAGGGCCTGCTCCTGTAAATGTGCAAGCCATCATTTTTCGATGGTGGCATCCTCAACAATAACATCGTACTTGTAACCAGCACCAAAATCACGCTCAAAGCTCAGCGTGCCCGCGATGGTGATGATCTCACCTTCGCTGGGATCATCCATGGTCGTGACGACCAGATCATGGTGATTTTTGAGCGGGTTACCGGTCCCGTCCTGCAGATGTACCCAATTTTTTCCCATGATCATGCGTGAAACTTTCATCACCTTGCCGCGAACCCGGACGGATTTGCCCTGCAGCTCTTTGCCCTTATCAAAGCATTCGCCAACCGTGTAGCTGTTCTCGCCAGTTGCCTTGATCACGCTGACATCTGCAGACGGGACAATAGCACCTGCACTGCCGGTAGACGCTCCCGAGGCCATGACGTTGCTCCCCCCCTGGGGTTGCTTTTGTTCCGCTGCCAGGGCTGCTGCAAAACCATCCTGCGAGCCACTTTCGGCTTTATCTCCCTCCTGCTCAATTCCAGGTGAGAATATGATTGTTTTAAAGGTCCGATTCAGCGTTTTGGAGGTGAAGTTTGGCATGGTCATCCCCGGACCGCAGGTGACCTTTTGGCCAACCTTGACCGAGGTTTGTGGAATTGCCACCCAGACCTTACCCTGGGTGGAGTCAATAAGCAGGTAGGTGTAGCCGCCACTGTCCATGGTTTCTACAATTTTTCCCTGAAGGGCAACTCCATCCAAGGGGGCCTGTGCCACTGCTTGTTCAGATCCAGGTGCAGGGGGCGTTGTGGCCGTGGCCAAAGAGGGGACAACAAGGCTGAGTGTGAGCGCGCTATGAACCAGTACTTTTTGTAGAGAAAACATGAAGCTCTCCAATTGAAATAACGTGGGAAATTCTGCCTAGGTCAAAAGAAAATGTGATTACCCCTGATGCTCCGCGTAAAAAGACGAGATCTCTCCCGTTGGTCGAGACGACACCCGGGTGGTGCGATACGCCCTCGTTGTGGCCGCAACATCAATGTTACCCCGAACGCACGTGAGGGATCTTGCTGTTGTAACCAACTGCTGAGGATAAGTGGTACTCAAAAAAAAAAATGCACCTAGGTAGAGTTTGTTGTTCTTCAAAGTATTGTTAGTAAGAAGGCCCATGCAGGCTGTCAACCCGGGAGTGTGCCAGGAAAGAGTTCATCGAGTTTGGCTTTGATCGCTCTACCCCAGACCTGATAGCCGCGGGTGGAGAGATGAACCTGGTCATTTAAAAAGCCAGGGTGGGTGATGGGGAGACAGTGCTCGTTAAAGGGGGCGACCGCATCCAGGAAATGGCAATTTTCAACCCTGGCAGCAGCCTCTTCCAACTCCTGGTTCACTTCTTCCAGGTCGTGCGTTGCAACAATGGGCATGGGCATGAGCGAATTGACGATAATGGGGCTATCTGGATAACAGATACGCAGCCGCTGGAGCATGGTGGTGAGGATGGTGGGGAAGAGCCGGTAGCCAAAGAGCAGGTTGTTTGTCCCCGACTGCACCAGGACTACATTTGGGTCAGGGTAGGCTTCTATCTCATCCATCAGACGGGCGGACAGCTCCTCGGTCATCTCTCCGGCAATCCCACGGTTGATAACCGCAATTTCCGGAAGATGGCTAGGCCAATCCCCCCATTCCACCAGTGAATCTC
Coding sequences within it:
- a CDS encoding GDSL-type esterase/lipase family protein, with protein sequence MITLLMLGDSLVEWGDWPSHLPEIAVINRGIAGEMTEELSARLMDEIEAYPDPNVVLVQSGTNNLLFGYRLFPTILTTMLQRLRICYPDSPIIVNSLMPMPIVATHDLEEVNQELEEAAARVENCHFLDAVAPFNEHCLPITHPGFLNDQVHLSTRGYQVWGRAIKAKLDELFPGTLPG
- a CDS encoding DNA-binding protein; this encodes MFSLQKVLVHSALTLSLVVPSLATATTPPAPGSEQAVAQAPLDGVALQGKIVETMDSGGYTYLLIDSTQGKVWVAIPQTSVKVGQKVTCGPGMTMPNFTSKTLNRTFKTIIFSPGIEQEGDKAESGSQDGFAAALAAEQKQPQGGSNVMASGASTGSAGAIVPSADVSVIKATGENSYTVGECFDKGKELQGKSVRVRGKVMKVSRMIMGKNWVHLQDGTGNPLKNHHDLVVTTMDDPSEGEIITIAGTLSFERDFGAGYKYDVIVEDATIEK